The genome window CGACGGCGGGCTCCGTGGACGACGGCAAATCGACGTTGATCGGCCGGCTGCTGCTGGACTCGAAGGCGATCTTCGAGGACCAGCTGGAGTCGGTCGAGGCGACCAGCCAGTCCCGCGGCTACGACTACACCGACCTCGCCCTGCTGACCGACGGCCTGCGCTCGGAACGGGAGCAGGGCATCACCATCGACGTCGCGTACCGCTACTTCGCCACCCCGAGGCGCAAGTTCATCATCGCCGACACCCCGGGCCACGTGCAATACACCCGCAACATGGTCACCGGCGCCTCCACCTCCGACCTCGGCCTGGTCCTGGTCGACGCGCGGCAGGGCCTCACCGAGCAGTCGCGGCGGCACGCGGTGCTGCTCTCCCTGCTGCGGGTGCCGCACCTGCTGCTGGCGGTCAACAAGATGGACCTGGTCGACTACGACCAGGCGACCTTCGAGAAGATCGACAAGGAGTTCACCTCGTTCGCGTCGCGGCTGAACATCCCCGACCTGCAGGTGATCCCGGTCTCCGCGCTCCAGGGCGACAACGTGGTCACCCGTTCGGAGAACATGCCCTGGTACCAGGGCCCCTCCCTCATGCACCACCTGGAGAACGTGCACATCGCTTCGGACCGCGCGATGCGGGACGTGCGCTTCCCGGTGCAGTACGTCGTCCGCCCCAAGTCCGACGAGCACCACGACTACCGCGGTTACGCCGGTCAGGTCGCCGGTGGTGTCCTCAAGCCGGGTGACGAGGTCATGGTGCTGCCGAGCGGGATGACCTCCACGATCGAGGGCATCGACCTGTACGACCGCGAGCTGGACGAGGCCTACGCGCCGATGTCAGTGGTCGTCCGGCTCACCGACGACGTCGACGTCTCGCGCGGGGACATGATCTGCCGGACCAAGAACCTGCCGGCCCAGACGCAGGACCTGGACGCGATGGTGTGCTGGATGACCAGTGCCCCGCTGAAGCCCAAGCAGAAGCTCGCGATCAAGCACACCACGCGGACGGCGCGCGCGATCGTCAAGGACGTGCAGTACCGGTTGGACGTCAACACGCTGCACCGGGATCTCGCCGCGGGTGAGCTCGCACTCAACGAGATCGGCCGGGTGCAGCTGCGGGTGACGACCCCGCTGATGACCGACCCGTACGAACGCAACCGCACGACCGGCTCGTTCATCCTCATCGACGAGGCCACCGGCAACACCGTCGGTGCCGGGATGATCAACAGCTGAGCAGACTCATGGAAGGGCCGCCGCGTCACCCGGCGCGGCGGCCCTTTCACGTTCTCAACCGGTGCGGTCGGCCAGCGCGTTGCGCAGCCGGCCGGCCAGCCGGCGAGCGCGGGTGACCGATCGCCGCGCAGTGGACACCGGCCGCTGGGGTCGGACGGTTGGCGGATGTGCCTCGACCAGGTGGTCCGCGCTGAACTCCGGGTCGGTACGCCGCCAGTACTTCGACTTCTTCACGGTCGAGGAGTGCGGCTTGTAGAACGGTTCGGTGAGGCCGAGGTGGGGCCGTTCCCAGGCGATGTCGGTGCGGACCACCACCGCGGGGGACCCGACCGCGATGACGTTGTTGGGCAGGCTGCGGGTGACGATGCTGTTGGCGCCGACGACCGTGCCCTCCCCAATCTCGACGCCGCCGAGCACGATGGACCCCCAACCGAGCCAGGTGTGCGCGCCGATGTGGATCGATCGGGCGAGGTTGATCCGTTCCCCGGTCCGTACGTCGAAGATCGGGTGCCCGTCGTCCGCACGCACCTGGTTCTGACTGGCGAACATGGTGTCCTCGCCGATGTCGACCGTCACGCCCTCCACTGCGGAGATGACGACCTTGGCCGTCGCGGACACCCCGTCCCTCACCCGCACCGTGGCGTCCTGGCCGACCCGCACCTGGGCGGCGAACCCGCGCCGCTTCGGGTTCGCGCCGAGCTCGAAGGTCCCGTTGCTGGCGTTGAAGTCGACCTGCAGGCTGCGCGTATGGGCGTCGGCGTGGATGCGCGCGACGTTGTCGCGGCCACGGAAGGTGATCTGCACCGCCTCCGACGGAGGCCCGGTGTATTCGATGCGATTGCCTTCGTCGTCCTCGTACGGTGCGAGTGGAACGGTCTTCATTCAATTACCAGACGGGTCGGTGGTGACGGGTGGGGCGGGTGGGGTGACGGTCCGCCCGCGCATTCAGCTTCGACCATTGTTCAGCAGCTATCACGGAATCGTGGAACAACACACCCCGGAATCGTCGGCGAACGGCTCCTGCCTGCCCGGTGTCCGGCACGTGACCTGCGACAATCGTGCCGGTGAACAACTGTGAGGACTCTCGTGAATGATCAGCGTCGCCGACCGGCGATCGCCGAGCTGCGGGCGGTGTGCCAGCCGGAGTCGGTGCGGGGGCGCAAGAACGCCGAGCACTGGTCCGGCTTCTACATGCGCGACGGCTCGGTACACCTGACCCGGCTGCTGGTGCCGACGCGGATCACCCCCAACGGGGTCACCGGCATCATGATCGTGTCGGGGTGGTGCGTCGGTGCGTCGCTGCTCATCCCGGGCATCTGGGGTCCGATCCTCGCCGTGCTGTTCGGCCAGCTGCAGATGTTCCTGGACGCGGTCGACGGCGAGCTCGCGAGGTGGCGGCAGCGTTTCAGCCCGGCCGGCATCTTCCTGGACCGGGTCGCGCACTACACCACGGAGGGCTTCGTCGGGCTGGCGTTGGGCCTGCGGGCGGCCGGCGTCGTCGGCGGCCACCCGGCCGATGTCGATCCGTGGAAGTATGCGTTCCTCGGCGGCCTGCTGATGGGCGGGATCCTGATCAACAAGTCGCTCAACGACATGGTGCACGTCGCGCGCGCGCTCGCGGGGCTCGACCGCCTGCCGGACACGGCGGAGGCGAAAGCGGTTCCGACGACGAGCCTGATCGGTATGGCGCGCAAGGTTTTCCGCTTTCTGCCGTTCCACCGGATCTTCCACTCGGTTGACCTCGGTCTGGTGTCCCTCGGCCTCGGGATCGTCGGGCTCGTCCTGGGCGACGACCAGCAGGTGTTCCGGGTCGCGGTCCCCGTCCTGGTGGTGCTGGTCTGGCTGGCCGTGATCGGGCACTTCGCGGCGATCATGGCATCGCCGCGGGTGAAGGCATGAGCGTCTCGGTCCGCAACCGGCTGGTGTCGGTCGCCAAGCGCCTCCTGCGGTCCCACGAGGTTCTGCTCCTCCTCGCCGCAGGCACGGCGGCGCTGGCGGCCCTTCCGGCTCCGGGACTCCTTGTCGGCATACTCGCCCTCGGGCAGCAGGCCCGGGTCTACTCGCTGGCCCGCCGGCAGCAGCCGAGCGCGGCGATGACCACGTCCTCGGTGGTCGCCGTGCTGTCCTGTGCACTGAGCCTCGGCGCGCACGGCGCGGCCACCGTCTGGGTGGCGCTCCTGGTGGGTGCCGGCGTGCTGGTCGGCCTCGGCCAGGGGCAGTTGCACCAGCGCGTCGTGCCACGCATCCGCGCGGTCAACCTGCCCGGTGTGCCCACCGATCGACGGGCGCAGGAGCCCGGGGCGCTCTCGACCGCCGTACCGGTCGCCGGCATCCTGCTCGCGCTGCTGCTGATCGCCGAGTCCATCCGGGACGTTCCGTCCTACGTCGGTGCGCTGGCGCTCGTGCTGGCACTGGCCTGGATGGCCCGGTGCGCCGCCCGGCTGCGCGCCATCGTGCACGCCCGCCGGGACGGCAGCGCCGACCGTGCCGTGGCACTGGCCATCGAGCGGTACGCGCCGCAGTTCTACGTCTACTTCAGCGGCCCGGTGGCTGGCGACTATCAGCTGAAGATGTGGCTGCCCTACCTGGAGCAGCTCGGTGTTCCGTTCGCGATCCTGTCCCGCACCGCGCAGCTGCTGCCGCGGGCCGCACGGCTGAACACCAGCGCTCCGGTGATCGCGTGCCCGGCGGTGACCGGCCTGGACGTGTGCATGGTGCCCAGCGTGCGAGCCCTCTTCTACGTCAACATCAACGGCTCGATCTCGGACGGGGTCCGCTACCTGGACCGCACACACGTGCACCTCAACCACGGCGACTCGGACAAGCCGTCCAGTTACCACCCGATCTTCGCGATGTTCGACCGCGACTTCGTCGCGGGACCGGCGGCGATCGACCGGTTCGCACGCCACGGCGTCGTCATGCCGAAGGAGAAGTTCGTCATCGTGGGCCGCCCGCAGGTCGCGGCGGTCGCCGAGACCAACAGCGACCCGGTGCCGGAGCGCCCCACCGTGCTGTACGCGCCCACCTGGCAGTCCGGGATGCGGGAGATGAGCCTGAGCTCGCTGGAGCACGGCGAGCGGATCGTCCGGACCCTGCTCGACACCGGTGCCCGCGTCATCTTCCGCCCGCACCCGCTGTCGGCGGGTCACCGGCAGCAGGCCGGCATGATCGCCCGCATCGACGCGCTGCTGGCGGCCGCCAGTACCCCGCAGTGTCCGCACCTCACCAGTTCACGGGCTCTGCGGGAGAGCATCATCGGCAACTACAACCGGTCGGACGCCCTGGTGACGGACGTCTCGAGCGTCGCGTCCGACTACCTCGCGTCGTGCAAGCCCATGGCGGTGGTGCTGCCCATCGGGACGTGGCGGCTCGCCGACGCCGAGGAGTACCCGGTGCTGCGGGCGACATACCTGATCGATCTGGGCGAGGACGACCTGGCGTCCGGTCTGGCACCCCTGGTCGGCGCGGCCCCCGACCCGCTGGGACCGGTGCGGCAGGAGTTGCGCTCCTACTACTTGGGCGACGAGCGGGACAGCGTCCGGCTTTTCCTGGACGCCGCGGCGTCGGTGCTGCGGGACACCCCCGAAACGGCCACCACGAGCGGCTGACCGACGGGGCGCCCTTGTTAGGCTGGCCCAGCCCTGGCCGGAGGCCGGGGCGCGACCGGTGTCGACGAAATTCTAGGGAGTGACCGCGTGAAGACGTATGGCGTTGTGCTGGCCGGTGGTGTCGGGGCACGGCTCGGGCTGAGCGTGCCCAAGCAGATGGTCAAGGTGTCCGGCAAGACCATTCTGGAGCACACTGTCGCGGCCCTGCACGACTCCGCGGTGATCGACGAGATGATCGTGATGGTGACCCCCGGATGGGCGGAGAAGACCGCCACGATCCTGGGCGACAAGTACCCCAAGGTCTCCCGGATCCTGGACGGCGGTTCGAGCCGCAACGAGACCACGATGCGTGTCCTCAACGCGATCGAGGAGGAGGAGGCCAAGATCCTGCTGCACGACGCCGTGCGGCCGCTGGTCGACGGCCGCATCCTCAAGGACTGCGCGGCAGCCTTGGACAGCTACAACGCCGTCGATGTCGTCATCCCGTCCGCCGACACCATCGTGACCGTCGACGAGGACGAGATCATCACGCACATCCCCGACCGGGGTTTCCTGCGGCGCGGGCAGACGCCGCAGGGGTTCAAGTTGTCGGTGCTGCGCGCGGCCTACGACCTGGCCGTGGACGACCCCTACTTCTCCGCGACCGATGACTGCGGCGTGGTGTTGAAGTACCTGCCCGACGTGCGGACCAAGACGATCCTCGGGTCCGACCGCAACATGAAGGTCACCTACCCGCTCGACATGTACATCGTCGACAAGTTCTTCCAGCTGGGCACCCAGGAGGCGCCCGTGCCGGAGGAGGACCTGCGCGAGTACTTCACCGGCAAGACGATCGTGATCCTCGGCGGCAGCTACGGCATCGGCGCCGAGATCGACCGGTTGGCACGCAGTTTCGGCGCGACCGTGGTCGCCCACGGACGCTCGACGACCGGTCTGCACGTGGAGGACGCCGACCAGATCGCGGAGGCGTTCGAGAAGACCGCGCAGGAGCACGGAAAGATCGACGCGGTGGTGCTGACCGCCGGTGTGCTGCAGATGGGGCGGCTGGCCGACGCCAGCGCCGAGGATGTCGCCAAGGTGATCGACGTCAACTACCTGGCGCCGGTCAACGTGGCGCGTGCGGCCTACCCCTACCTGAAGAAGTCGGGTGGCCACCTGCTCAACTTCACCTCCTCGTCCTACACCCGGGGCCGGGAGAACTACGCGCTGTACTCCTCGACCAAGGCGGCGGTGGTCAACCTGACCCAGGCGCTGTCGGAGGAATGGGCCGCCGACAACATCAAGGTCAACGTCGTCAACCCCGAGCGGGCCGCCACGCCGATGCGGCTGGCCGCGTTCGGTGAGGAACCGCCGGGCACCCTGCTGTCCGCGGAGCAGGTCGCCGAGTCGTCCCTGGCGGTGCTGGCCTCGGAGCTGACCGGTGCGGTCATCGACGTACGCCGGAAGCTGCCCGCGGCGCAGCCTGCGGACGCCGCGAGCGTGGACACGCCGGCCGGCCCCTGACCCACCGGGTCCGCCGGCCGCGGGCGGCGGGTCAGCAGCCGAACTTGGTCTGGATCAGCTCGGTGATGCGGCGGGCGGAGTCGCCGTCCGCGAGGGGCAGCGTCCGCTCGATCCGCTCGCGGTACAGCTGCGGCCACTGCGTCCCCTGCGCCGAGTACGCGTCGGCGGTCAGCCGTGCCGCGCCGTCCAGGTCGGTCGCGACCGGGCCGAAACCGTGCTCGTCGTAGTCCCAGTAGCCCGGCAGGTAGGTGTGGGATCCGCTGAGGAACTCGGCACGGTCGAACTGGAAGTAGACGATCCTCGATCCCGCGAGCGCCGCATCGAAGAAGATGGACGAGTAGTCGGTCACGGTGACCCGTGCGCTCGCCATCAGGTCGTGTAGGTCCGGGGTCGAGTCGATCACCGTCACATGGTCCGGGTAGGTGACGTCCGGAGTGTTGCCGCGGAAGTTCGGGTGGGGGAGGTAGACGATCCGGGCGTTCTCCTCGTCGACGAGCCGCTGAAGGGCCGGGTGCCGCAACAGCCCCATCCAGTTGCGGCCGTACTCGGTCTGCAGGAACGGGTCCCGCAGCCTGCGCCGCGCCGCGAACGACGGCTTGGGCAGGAAGAGGCTGTTGCGCCAGGTCGGGGCGATGAGCACCACCGACCGGTCGTCGTACGGGTGCCGTCGCGCCGCCCGCAGGATGTCGTCGTGCCGGGGGAACCCGGTCAGCACCACACTGTCGGACGTCAGCCGGTAGGAGCTCCCGTCGGCGACGATCGACTCGTCCTCGTCGACGCTGGCCGTGGTCAGCAGGTCGATGCTCTTGCCGTTGAACCAGTGCGACAGGTCGTGCTGCAGCACACCGTGTTGCAGGTAGACGAACCTCCAGGGCCGGTTGCTGCCGGGGTAGAAGTCCGCCGGGATCGGCTGGATGACCTCCACGTCCAACTGGGACGACGCGACGATCGCCGCATGCTGCAGCGCGGCCTGGTGCTCGACGCTGCGGTACGCGATCAGCCGGAAACCCTGTTTACTCAGCCGGTCCCACTCCGGGCTGTTCTTCTGCAACACGAACCACGCGTTGATGTCGGGTCGCTCGGAGCGCAGGTACTCGTAGAGGTACTCGCCGTTGTCACGGGCCGAGCCCAGCCGATCCATGATCAGCCACGCGCCGGCGAACCTCTTCGCGAAGTACGGCGTGCGGGACAGCGTGCGCAGCGCCGTGCGGTACCGCTTGCGCCGCAACGCGACCGCCTTGCGGGTGGCGGTGGGTGCGTTGATCGGGGCCTTGGTGAAGCAGATCAACTCCACAGCGCCACGGAAGGCGACCCGTCGCCACAGCGGCGCGGCGGGCCTGCCGCCCTTGTCCGGTCCGGCTCCCGAGGCTGACACCTCCGACGCACCCAGGTCGTAACCGCCGTCCCGCAGCGGACGCGGTCTGCCGTCCAGGACGAGCCCGACGTCGGTGAGTTCGGGCAGTCGCAGGATCCGTTCGCGCAGCAACTGCTGGCCCAGGTAGTCCAGTCTGCGGGTCTTCGCCGCAACGGGTGTGACCGGCCGGCCGTCGCTCTCGACGAGCTCCTCGGGCAGCTCGCCCTGGTAGAGGTAGCAGATCTCGAACGCACCGGGAATGTTCCGGGAGACGCGGACCGTGCCGGCGTCGGGCAGCGGGCGGCCGCTGAGGGTGAGCATCAGTGCGCGGACCTCGGAGTTCACCCGGGTCAGCCGGTAGTTGACGATCGCCGCCTCGCTGATCTGCTGCAGCACCGCCTGCAACAGCTCGACGGCCCGGGCCTTCTCGGCGTCCGACAGGTGGATCGCCTTGCGGTCGCGTTCCATCTCGCGGGGGAAGTACCAGCTCAGGTCGTACAGGATGAGGTATTCCAGCCACCGCGGGACGTCTCCCAGGGACCGGGCGAGTTCCAGCAGCGGCAGGTAGCCGCGCTCGAACCGGCCGAAGTAGAAGTCGGGATTGGTCGTGTAGGAGTTGGCCGCCGACGAGCCGTCACCGCGCCGGCGGTAGTAGTAGAGCGACCTGCGCAGCGGCGCCATCAACCTGTTGGGGGCGTGCAACAGGTAGGTGGCGGCGAACACCGCGTCCTCGGCCACCCGCAGGCCGTCGACGAACGCGATGTCGTGTTCGCGGATGATGTCGAGCCGGAAGAACGCCGACGCGGCCTGGGTCTGCAGGAAGGTCGGCGAGTGCTGCAGATCCACCGTGCCGTCCGCGCCGTAGAACTTGTGCCGCAGGTGGTGGGTGTTGCGCCGTGCGCCGGTCGCCTCGTCGTAGTACCAGACGTTGGCGCTGAGCAGGGCCGCCTCCGACCCCGCGCCCCGCAGTGCTCCCGCGGCCTCGGCGAAGTAGTCGTCGCTCAGCAGGTCGTCGGAGTCCGGGAAGGTGACCCAGTCCCCGGATGCCGCGCCGATGCCGGTGTTGCGGGCCCGTGAGACACCGCCGTTCTCCTGGCGGACCACTCGGCCGTCGGCAGCAGTGCGGTCCAACCACGCCTGCGCGAGATCGCCCGACGCATCGTCGGACCCGTCGTCGACGAAGATGAACTCGAGGTCGTAGTCGCCGGGTCGTTGCGCGTCGAAGCAGTCCAGCAACTCGCTCACGTACTTCTCGGTGCGGAACAACGGCACCACGACACTGAACTTTGAGCGTGCCCGGTTCAAGTGATCTCGCTTCCTGTGCGTTCGACCGACCGGCCCATGGCCGCACGCTGAAGGATGTCAGATGAAGCTGCGCGATCCCAATGTCGGCCCGGCGCGCGCGGGGGTGGTCCCGGTGCGGGAGCAGCCTGCGCACAGCAGCGGCACGTAGGCTGTGCTGCCGTGCCGACCGCAACCCGACCTGTCGCGCTGCCGCGGAGGAGCATCGGCAGTTCCACCGGGTTCCGGCCCGACATACAGGGTCTGCGGACCATCGCGGTGCTCCTGGTGGTCCTCTACCACATCTGGCCGAGCCGCCTGACCGGCGGATTCGTCGGGGTCGACGTCTTCTTCGTGATCTCCGGTTTCCTGATGACCGCGGTGCTGCTGAAGACCCCGCCACGGTCGGGCCGTGCGTTCGCGGAGTTCTGGGCGCGCCGCATCCGCCGCCTGGTGCCCGCGGCACTGGCGGTGCTGCTGGCCACCGGGGCGGCCACCTGGTTGATCGCACCGTCGACGATCTGGGTCAGCACCGCACGCCAGATCCTCGCCAGCACCTTCTACGTCCAGAACTGGGTCCTCGCGGCCCACAGCGTCAACTACCTCGCCGAGGACGACGCCCCGAGCCCGTTGCAGCACTACTGGTCGCTGTCGGTGGAGGAGCAGTTCTACGTGGTGTGGCCGTTCCTCATGGCGCTGGCCGTGTGGTGGGCCTACCGTCGCACGACCGCGGAGCCGGCGGACACCGCCCGGGCCACGTGGCGGCTGCAGACGGTGATCGGCGCGGTGTTCGCCGCATCCCTGGTGGTGTCCGTCTGGTACACCGGGAAGAACCCCGCGGGCGCCTACTTCGTCACCCCGACCCGGATGTGGGAGCTGGCACTCGGCGGGATCGT of Flexivirga oryzae contains these proteins:
- a CDS encoding sulfate adenylyltransferase subunit 1, whose protein sequence is MDLLRFATAGSVDDGKSTLIGRLLLDSKAIFEDQLESVEATSQSRGYDYTDLALLTDGLRSEREQGITIDVAYRYFATPRRKFIIADTPGHVQYTRNMVTGASTSDLGLVLVDARQGLTEQSRRHAVLLSLLRVPHLLLAVNKMDLVDYDQATFEKIDKEFTSFASRLNIPDLQVIPVSALQGDNVVTRSENMPWYQGPSLMHHLENVHIASDRAMRDVRFPVQYVVRPKSDEHHDYRGYAGQVAGGVLKPGDEVMVLPSGMTSTIEGIDLYDRELDEAYAPMSVVVRLTDDVDVSRGDMICRTKNLPAQTQDLDAMVCWMTSAPLKPKQKLAIKHTTRTARAIVKDVQYRLDVNTLHRDLAAGELALNEIGRVQLRVTTPLMTDPYERNRTTGSFILIDEATGNTVGAGMINS
- a CDS encoding acyltransferase gives rise to the protein MKTVPLAPYEDDEGNRIEYTGPPSEAVQITFRGRDNVARIHADAHTRSLQVDFNASNGTFELGANPKRRGFAAQVRVGQDATVRVRDGVSATAKVVISAVEGVTVDIGEDTMFASQNQVRADDGHPIFDVRTGERINLARSIHIGAHTWLGWGSIVLGGVEIGEGTVVGANSIVTRSLPNNVIAVGSPAVVVRTDIAWERPHLGLTEPFYKPHSSTVKKSKYWRRTDPEFSADHLVEAHPPTVRPQRPVSTARRSVTRARRLAGRLRNALADRTG
- a CDS encoding CDP-alcohol phosphatidyltransferase family protein produces the protein MNDQRRRPAIAELRAVCQPESVRGRKNAEHWSGFYMRDGSVHLTRLLVPTRITPNGVTGIMIVSGWCVGASLLIPGIWGPILAVLFGQLQMFLDAVDGELARWRQRFSPAGIFLDRVAHYTTEGFVGLALGLRAAGVVGGHPADVDPWKYAFLGGLLMGGILINKSLNDMVHVARALAGLDRLPDTAEAKAVPTTSLIGMARKVFRFLPFHRIFHSVDLGLVSLGLGIVGLVLGDDQQVFRVAVPVLVVLVWLAVIGHFAAIMASPRVKA
- a CDS encoding CDP-glycerol glycerophosphotransferase family protein; this translates as MSVSVRNRLVSVAKRLLRSHEVLLLLAAGTAALAALPAPGLLVGILALGQQARVYSLARRQQPSAAMTTSSVVAVLSCALSLGAHGAATVWVALLVGAGVLVGLGQGQLHQRVVPRIRAVNLPGVPTDRRAQEPGALSTAVPVAGILLALLLIAESIRDVPSYVGALALVLALAWMARCAARLRAIVHARRDGSADRAVALAIERYAPQFYVYFSGPVAGDYQLKMWLPYLEQLGVPFAILSRTAQLLPRAARLNTSAPVIACPAVTGLDVCMVPSVRALFYVNINGSISDGVRYLDRTHVHLNHGDSDKPSSYHPIFAMFDRDFVAGPAAIDRFARHGVVMPKEKFVIVGRPQVAAVAETNSDPVPERPTVLYAPTWQSGMREMSLSSLEHGERIVRTLLDTGARVIFRPHPLSAGHRQQAGMIARIDALLAAASTPQCPHLTSSRALRESIIGNYNRSDALVTDVSSVASDYLASCKPMAVVLPIGTWRLADAEEYPVLRATYLIDLGEDDLASGLAPLVGAAPDPLGPVRQELRSYYLGDERDSVRLFLDAAASVLRDTPETATTSG
- a CDS encoding SDR family NAD(P)-dependent oxidoreductase; its protein translation is MKTYGVVLAGGVGARLGLSVPKQMVKVSGKTILEHTVAALHDSAVIDEMIVMVTPGWAEKTATILGDKYPKVSRILDGGSSRNETTMRVLNAIEEEEAKILLHDAVRPLVDGRILKDCAAALDSYNAVDVVIPSADTIVTVDEDEIITHIPDRGFLRRGQTPQGFKLSVLRAAYDLAVDDPYFSATDDCGVVLKYLPDVRTKTILGSDRNMKVTYPLDMYIVDKFFQLGTQEAPVPEEDLREYFTGKTIVILGGSYGIGAEIDRLARSFGATVVAHGRSTTGLHVEDADQIAEAFEKTAQEHGKIDAVVLTAGVLQMGRLADASAEDVAKVIDVNYLAPVNVARAAYPYLKKSGGHLLNFTSSSYTRGRENYALYSSTKAAVVNLTQALSEEWAADNIKVNVVNPERAATPMRLAAFGEEPPGTLLSAEQVAESSLAVLASELTGAVIDVRRKLPAAQPADAASVDTPAGP
- a CDS encoding CDP-glycerol glycerophosphotransferase family protein translates to MVPLFRTEKYVSELLDCFDAQRPGDYDLEFIFVDDGSDDASGDLAQAWLDRTAADGRVVRQENGGVSRARNTGIGAASGDWVTFPDSDDLLSDDYFAEAAGALRGAGSEAALLSANVWYYDEATGARRNTHHLRHKFYGADGTVDLQHSPTFLQTQAASAFFRLDIIREHDIAFVDGLRVAEDAVFAATYLLHAPNRLMAPLRRSLYYYRRRGDGSSAANSYTTNPDFYFGRFERGYLPLLELARSLGDVPRWLEYLILYDLSWYFPREMERDRKAIHLSDAEKARAVELLQAVLQQISEAAIVNYRLTRVNSEVRALMLTLSGRPLPDAGTVRVSRNIPGAFEICYLYQGELPEELVESDGRPVTPVAAKTRRLDYLGQQLLRERILRLPELTDVGLVLDGRPRPLRDGGYDLGASEVSASGAGPDKGGRPAAPLWRRVAFRGAVELICFTKAPINAPTATRKAVALRRKRYRTALRTLSRTPYFAKRFAGAWLIMDRLGSARDNGEYLYEYLRSERPDINAWFVLQKNSPEWDRLSKQGFRLIAYRSVEHQAALQHAAIVASSQLDVEVIQPIPADFYPGSNRPWRFVYLQHGVLQHDLSHWFNGKSIDLLTTASVDEDESIVADGSSYRLTSDSVVLTGFPRHDDILRAARRHPYDDRSVVLIAPTWRNSLFLPKPSFAARRRLRDPFLQTEYGRNWMGLLRHPALQRLVDEENARIVYLPHPNFRGNTPDVTYPDHVTVIDSTPDLHDLMASARVTVTDYSSIFFDAALAGSRIVYFQFDRAEFLSGSHTYLPGYWDYDEHGFGPVATDLDGAARLTADAYSAQGTQWPQLYRERIERTLPLADGDSARRITELIQTKFGC